From one Bacteroides eggerthii genomic stretch:
- a CDS encoding ExbD/TolR family protein, with translation MASMTDVIFLLLIFFMITSTVVSPNAIKVLLPQGKQQTSAKPLTRVIIDKDLNYYAAFGNDKEQALTLDRLTPFLQSCAAKEPEMYVALYADESVPYREIVKVLNIANENHFKMVLATRPPEGK, from the coding sequence ATGGCATCCATGACGGATGTTATATTTCTGCTGTTGATTTTCTTCATGATAACGTCTACGGTAGTATCACCGAATGCAATCAAGGTATTGCTTCCGCAGGGGAAACAGCAGACATCTGCCAAACCGCTGACAAGGGTCATCATCGACAAGGATTTGAATTATTATGCTGCTTTCGGCAATGACAAGGAGCAAGCCTTGACTTTGGACAGACTGACACCTTTCCTGCAATCGTGTGCGGCGAAAGAACCCGAAATGTATGTGGCTTTGTATGCCGATGAATCAGTTCCCTACCGGGAAATAGTGAAAGTGCTGAATATCGCTAATGAGAATCACTTCAAAATGGTGCTGGCCACACGTCCGCCCGAAGGTAAGTGA
- a CDS encoding MotA/TolQ/ExbB proton channel family protein: MNLMLLLAQVAPALADSIAGANPVLTPVAAPDEMNLWSMAVKGGWIMVVLGVLSVVCFYILFERNYVIRKAGKEDPMFMDKIKDYILGGEIKAAIAYCRSVNTPSARMIEKGISRLGRPMNDVQAAIENVGNIEVAKLEKGLTIMATISGGAPMIGFLGTVTGMVRAFFEMANAGNNIDITLLSGGIYEAMITTVGGLIVGIIAMFAYNYLVTLVDGVVNKMESKTMAFMDLLNEPAK, encoded by the coding sequence ATGAATCTTATGTTATTATTAGCCCAAGTGGCTCCGGCGTTGGCCGATTCTATTGCCGGTGCCAATCCGGTACTTACTCCCGTTGCTGCTCCCGATGAAATGAATCTGTGGAGCATGGCTGTCAAGGGCGGTTGGATTATGGTGGTTCTCGGAGTGCTCTCCGTTGTCTGCTTCTATATCCTGTTTGAGCGTAATTATGTTATCCGTAAGGCGGGCAAAGAAGACCCGATGTTCATGGATAAGATCAAGGACTATATTCTGGGGGGCGAGATTAAGGCGGCCATTGCCTATTGCCGTAGTGTCAACACGCCCTCTGCTCGTATGATAGAAAAAGGCATCAGCCGTTTGGGACGCCCGATGAACGATGTACAGGCAGCCATAGAGAATGTCGGTAATATTGAGGTGGCAAAGTTGGAGAAAGGATTGACTATCATGGCCACTATCTCCGGTGGCGCACCGATGATTGGGTTCTTGGGTACGGTGACCGGTATGGTGCGTGCCTTCTTTGAAATGGCGAACGCCGGCAATAATATTGATATAACACTGCTTTCGGGCGGTATATACGAGGCTATGATTACGACGGTAGGCGGCTTGATTGTGGGTATCATTGCCATGTTTGCCTATAACTATCTAGTGACTCTGGTGGATGGCGTGGTCAATAAAATGGAATCCAAAACAATGGCATTCATGGACCTGCTGAACGAACCCGCTAAATAA
- a CDS encoding pyridoxine 5'-phosphate synthase encodes MTKLSVNINKVATLRNARGGEVPNVVKVALDCENFGADGITVHPRPDERHIRRSDVYDLRPLLRTEFNIEGYPAPEFIDLVLKVKPHQVTLVPDSPTQLTSNSGWDTKNNLEFLTEVLDTFNNAGIRTSVFVSTDVEMIEYAAKAGADRVELYTEPYATAFPKGREAAVAPFVEAAKMARSLGLGLNAGHDLSLENLNYFYTNIPWLDEVSIGHALISDALYLGLERTIQEYKNCLR; translated from the coding sequence ATGACTAAATTAAGTGTAAATATCAATAAAGTAGCAACGTTACGTAACGCACGTGGAGGAGAGGTCCCTAATGTTGTGAAAGTAGCGCTGGATTGCGAGAACTTTGGCGCCGACGGCATAACGGTGCATCCGCGCCCCGACGAAAGGCATATCCGCAGGAGTGATGTCTATGATTTGCGTCCGTTGTTACGTACGGAGTTCAATATAGAAGGGTATCCCGCACCCGAATTTATCGACTTGGTGCTGAAGGTGAAACCGCATCAGGTGACACTGGTGCCGGATAGTCCTACGCAACTGACCTCCAATTCGGGGTGGGACACGAAAAACAATCTGGAGTTCCTGACCGAGGTGCTGGATACATTCAATAATGCAGGTATCCGTACATCCGTATTCGTGTCTACCGACGTGGAAATGATAGAATATGCAGCCAAAGCCGGTGCGGATCGCGTAGAACTCTATACCGAGCCCTATGCTACGGCTTTCCCTAAAGGACGGGAAGCTGCGGTGGCTCCTTTCGTGGAAGCAGCCAAGATGGCACGAAGCTTGGGACTGGGACTGAATGCCGGCCATGACCTGAGTCTGGAGAATCTGAATTATTTCTATACAAACATACCCTGGCTGGATGAGGTTTCTATCGGTCATGCATTGATTAGCGATGCATTGTATCTGGGATTGGAACGCACCATTCAGGAATATAAAAATTGTCTCCGCTGA
- a CDS encoding NAD kinase yields the protein MKFAIFGNTYQAKKSSHAENLFRLLAGRKAQLCVCREFYNFLTSDLHLNIPAADLFDGNDFCADMVISIGGDGTFLKAASRVGKKNIPILGINTGRLGFLADISPEEMEETIDEIYNNHYKVEERSVLQLKCDDEKLMASPYALNEIAVLKRDSSSMISIHTAINGAHLTTYQADGLVIATPTGSTAYSLSVGGPVIVPHSKTIAITPVAPHSLNVRPIVICDDWEITLDVESRSHNFLVAIDGRSESCKETTQLTISRADYSIKVVKRFNHIFFDTLRNKMMWGADVR from the coding sequence ATGAAATTTGCCATATTTGGAAATACCTATCAGGCGAAAAAGTCATCGCATGCCGAAAATCTTTTCCGCCTGCTTGCCGGACGCAAAGCACAACTTTGTGTCTGCCGCGAGTTCTACAATTTCCTGACCTCCGACCTGCACCTCAACATTCCCGCCGCCGATTTGTTCGACGGCAACGATTTCTGCGCAGATATGGTCATCAGCATCGGAGGCGACGGCACATTCCTGAAAGCTGCCAGCCGCGTGGGCAAAAAGAACATTCCCATCTTGGGCATCAACACCGGACGTCTCGGTTTTCTGGCCGACATATCGCCCGAAGAAATGGAAGAAACGATTGACGAAATTTACAACAACCACTATAAGGTAGAGGAACGCAGCGTGTTGCAGCTGAAGTGTGACGACGAGAAACTAATGGCGTCTCCATACGCCCTTAATGAAATAGCAGTGTTGAAACGCGACAGTTCGTCCATGATCAGCATCCATACCGCCATCAACGGAGCGCATCTCACAACCTATCAGGCCGACGGCCTGGTCATAGCCACTCCCACCGGGTCTACGGCTTACTCCCTGAGCGTCGGCGGTCCGGTCATCGTTCCCCACAGCAAAACGATTGCCATTACACCCGTTGCCCCTCATAGCCTGAACGTACGGCCCATCGTCATCTGCGACGACTGGGAAATCACGCTCGATGTAGAAAGCCGCAGCCACAACTTCCTCGTCGCCATTGACGGGCGGAGTGAGTCATGCAAAGAAACCACACAACTCACGATCTCACGCGCAGACTATTCCATAAAGGTGGTGAAACGCTTCAATCACATCTTTTTCGATACACTGCGGAATAAGATGATGTGGGGGGCGGATGTTAGATAA
- a CDS encoding M43 family zinc metalloprotease — MKYRNLLFIFLLSVFASCSKDPELGPDTPPSTFKVRIDNVIHETYFDSYPQGPSLFVPYLVMSGLPEGEKLLAFGGYYSPENPNPDGSDYTFIHDCADDELIQGWDWTQELIYSAGWIDLPIPGKTYYFKGVVRTNKAVYYSNTVTINTDGLPGYTPGPQDRVLPVVFHVMPRKDGTYPHPYFFDEMLACANRLYRNVWPLPGLADAGIRFVPATHTPDGTALSTPGIHYLDERYELDRDISYEELRQWVGDNLWEMTEVINVWVSPFINDDIVSEDTRTAGFTFLPYFAPEEMLQGCNTAVPGCFSGIFLNLEEVVGNGYCNSGIVVFAHEAGHYLGLDHVFEEDWCDDTPQYDRARYRTEQYIPGIDTYLRYPIDASAEPYTALNVMDYDIVIYSGITPQQAERVRYTLQHACLVPGGKPLPGNMKSCAGPAPKVMY; from the coding sequence ATGAAATATCGCAATTTATTATTTATCTTTTTGCTGAGTGTATTCGCCTCATGCTCCAAAGACCCGGAACTAGGGCCAGATACGCCGCCTTCGACCTTTAAGGTGCGGATCGACAACGTGATCCACGAAACCTATTTCGACAGCTATCCTCAGGGGCCCTCCCTGTTTGTTCCTTACTTAGTGATGAGCGGCTTGCCCGAAGGCGAAAAACTGCTCGCCTTCGGAGGCTATTACTCCCCGGAGAACCCCAATCCCGACGGATCGGACTATACGTTCATCCACGATTGCGCCGACGACGAGCTGATCCAAGGGTGGGACTGGACGCAGGAGTTGATCTATTCGGCCGGATGGATCGACCTGCCAATTCCCGGCAAGACCTATTATTTCAAGGGTGTAGTCCGAACCAACAAGGCGGTTTATTACTCCAATACCGTAACGATAAATACGGACGGGTTGCCCGGTTACACGCCGGGTCCGCAGGACCGGGTGCTACCGGTCGTGTTCCATGTCATGCCTCGTAAGGACGGCACCTATCCGCATCCCTACTTTTTTGACGAGATGCTCGCGTGCGCCAACCGCCTGTACCGGAACGTCTGGCCCCTGCCGGGGCTAGCCGACGCCGGCATCCGGTTCGTCCCGGCCACTCACACCCCCGACGGTACTGCACTGTCCACACCGGGTATACACTATCTTGACGAGCGTTACGAACTGGACCGCGATATATCCTACGAAGAGCTGAGGCAATGGGTCGGCGACAACCTGTGGGAAATGACCGAGGTTATCAATGTATGGGTATCTCCCTTCATTAACGACGATATCGTTTCCGAAGATACTCGTACAGCGGGATTCACCTTCCTGCCTTATTTCGCTCCGGAGGAGATGCTGCAAGGGTGCAATACCGCTGTCCCGGGCTGTTTCAGCGGTATATTCTTGAACCTGGAGGAGGTAGTAGGTAACGGGTACTGCAATTCCGGGATAGTCGTGTTTGCCCACGAAGCGGGACACTACCTGGGCCTAGACCATGTGTTCGAGGAGGACTGGTGTGACGACACTCCGCAGTACGACCGGGCACGGTACCGCACAGAACAGTACATTCCGGGTATCGACACCTATTTGCGCTATCCGATCGATGCTTCCGCAGAGCCTTATACGGCGCTCAACGTGATGGACTACGACATCGTGATCTACTCGGGTATCACACCCCAACAGGCCGAGCGGGTGCGCTACACCTTGCAGCACGCCTGTCTCGTTCCAGGTGGCAAGCCTTTGCCTGGCAACATGAAAAGCTGTGCTGGTCCGGCACCAAAAGTCATGTATTAA
- a CDS encoding glycosyltransferase family 2 protein: MVSIITPSYNSSAFISQTIESVLAQTFMDWEMLIVDDCSTDISPAIIMEYAKRDKRIRLLQTEQPSGSPAVPRNIGIMSAQGRYIAFLDSDDVWLPNKLEEQLKLFEDADTAIVYSNYEKINEDGERGQRIVTVPPQVSYMELLKGNVIGNLTGIYDTEKVGKVYCSKIHHEDYVLWLSILKKGFVARNTNVVHALYRVRKQSVSANKLAVISWQWNIYRNVEKIGFLKACYYFIHYAWRALLKSKK; this comes from the coding sequence GTGGTTTCTATTATTACTCCTTCATATAATTCTTCTGCATTTATTTCCCAAACGATAGAGTCGGTGTTGGCCCAAACATTCATGGACTGGGAGATGCTGATTGTAGACGACTGTTCTACGGATATTTCTCCGGCAATTATAATGGAATATGCGAAAAGGGACAAGCGTATCCGTCTTTTGCAGACAGAGCAGCCTTCGGGGAGTCCCGCAGTTCCTCGCAATATTGGAATTATGAGTGCGCAAGGCCGCTATATTGCTTTCTTGGATAGTGACGATGTATGGCTACCGAATAAATTGGAAGAACAATTAAAGTTGTTTGAAGATGCGGACACAGCCATTGTGTATTCCAATTATGAGAAAATCAATGAAGACGGAGAACGGGGACAACGAATTGTGACAGTTCCGCCACAGGTTTCCTATATGGAGCTGTTGAAAGGAAATGTGATAGGCAATCTGACCGGAATCTATGATACGGAGAAAGTAGGTAAGGTTTATTGCTCTAAGATACACCATGAAGATTATGTATTGTGGTTGTCTATTTTGAAGAAAGGGTTTGTCGCGAGGAATACGAATGTGGTTCATGCGTTGTATAGAGTGAGAAAGCAGTCTGTGTCTGCCAACAAATTAGCTGTTATTTCTTGGCAATGGAATATCTACAGGAATGTTGAAAAAATAGGCTTTTTAAAGGCTTGCTATTATTTTATTCATTATGCTTGGCGTGCATTGTTGAAAAGTAAAAAATAA
- a CDS encoding glycosyltransferase family 2 protein encodes MKYTIVILTKNENDIISKCLDAIPYGVDCFVLDSGSTDGTKETVLSKGFHYSEHLMSEFIISEQRNWALRNLEIKTEWVLFLDADEYISNELHEKILSVIENGTFNAYRLTPKFIFWGKWMKRLQGYPNWHDRLLKKDEVSIVGGVWESFDQSAKVGYIDIPYDHHANIKGFKYWLEKHDRYSSWDAQNTYKFLYEGKEFSTTRKVRMRRMAARLWWIRPWGRCFYMYFIRLGFLEGWRAFYLVLLYFIYEYMIVIKIIELKRLNSHKDL; translated from the coding sequence ATGAAATACACTATTGTTATTTTGACTAAAAACGAAAATGATATTATATCGAAATGTTTGGATGCCATACCGTACGGGGTCGATTGTTTTGTTTTGGATTCAGGAAGTACAGATGGTACAAAGGAGACTGTTCTTTCTAAAGGCTTTCATTATTCGGAACATTTAATGTCTGAATTTATAATTTCTGAACAAAGAAATTGGGCGTTGAGAAATTTGGAAATAAAGACTGAATGGGTGTTGTTCTTGGATGCGGATGAGTATATCTCTAATGAGTTGCATGAGAAAATATTGTCTGTGATAGAGAATGGTACGTTTAATGCTTATAGGTTGACCCCTAAGTTTATTTTTTGGGGGAAATGGATGAAGAGGTTGCAAGGCTATCCTAATTGGCATGATCGTTTATTGAAAAAAGATGAGGTCTCTATTGTTGGAGGAGTATGGGAATCATTTGACCAGTCCGCCAAAGTCGGATATATTGATATTCCTTATGATCATCATGCTAATATAAAAGGCTTTAAATACTGGTTGGAAAAGCATGATAGATATTCATCGTGGGATGCCCAGAATACGTATAAATTCCTTTATGAGGGAAAGGAATTTAGTACAACTCGGAAAGTTAGAATGCGGAGAATGGCTGCCCGGTTATGGTGGATAAGACCATGGGGTAGATGTTTTTATATGTACTTTATCCGTTTGGGGTTTCTCGAAGGGTGGAGGGCTTTTTATCTCGTATTATTATACTTCATCTATGAGTATATGATTGTGATTAAAATCATAGAACTGAAAAGATTGAATTCTCATAAAGATTTATAG
- a CDS encoding glycosyltransferase family A protein has translation MNLEVLLSCMYQEDMSIALRTRIQSDLLIINQCNKDESVENICDGHRIRMISSTERGLSKSRNMALENACGDICLICDDDERLVDNYSGIILDAFEAHPDADIIAFNFKNPYRTFPLKQKRIGYIGALRLASWQIAFRKKSIIDNHIRFDETMGAGVTMGGGEENKFLLDCLKKGLSIIYLPIYIGSVSQEASTWDLTKENAVSYFQDRGEAYGKIMGKWLGAAYIIYSSIRKYGYYTQYVSFMNAFILQFKGLYR, from the coding sequence ATGAATTTAGAAGTTTTGCTCTCTTGTATGTATCAAGAGGACATGAGCATTGCTTTGCGCACACGTATTCAGTCTGACTTATTGATTATAAATCAATGTAATAAAGATGAATCTGTGGAAAATATATGTGACGGACACCGCATCCGTATGATCTCATCAACAGAACGGGGGCTCTCCAAAAGCCGCAATATGGCATTGGAGAATGCTTGCGGTGACATTTGCCTGATTTGCGATGATGATGAACGCTTAGTTGATAATTATAGCGGAATAATATTAGATGCTTTTGAAGCTCATCCTGATGCAGATATAATTGCTTTCAACTTTAAGAATCCTTATCGCACGTTTCCTTTGAAACAAAAGAGAATAGGATATATAGGAGCTTTACGGTTGGCGAGTTGGCAAATTGCATTTAGGAAAAAATCTATTATAGATAATCACATCAGGTTTGATGAAACGATGGGGGCAGGAGTCACTATGGGCGGTGGAGAAGAAAATAAATTCCTGCTGGATTGCCTGAAAAAAGGTCTTTCGATCATTTATCTTCCCATTTATATAGGTTCTGTCAGTCAGGAGGCGTCTACTTGGGATTTGACTAAAGAAAATGCTGTTTCTTACTTCCAAGATAGAGGGGAAGCCTACGGAAAAATTATGGGGAAGTGGTTGGGAGCTGCGTATATTATCTATTCTTCTATTCGTAAATATGGTTATTATACTCAATATGTCAGCTTTATGAATGCTTTTATCTTGCAGTTCAAAGGGCTTTATAGATAA
- a CDS encoding glycosyltransferase family 32 protein, translating into MIPKVIHYCWFGRNPLPPFAVKCIESWKKFLPGYEIKEWNEDNFDVNIIPYTQEAYEARKYAFVSDYARFYILYHHGGIYFDTDVEVIKSIDDIIERGAFMGCENEAKPGATALAVAPGLGLGCNPGLGLGCNPGLGLYAEILGLYAGLHFLRSNGGLNLKTVVEYTTELLSAKGLKNVNEMQCVADVWIYPKEYFCPVNYQTNEMNITDNTRSIHHYAASWHGTRQILFKLVSKIVGKDVAHKISAIVKSFNLIK; encoded by the coding sequence ATGATACCTAAAGTTATTCATTATTGTTGGTTCGGAAGAAATCCTCTTCCACCGTTTGCAGTGAAGTGCATTGAGTCGTGGAAGAAGTTCCTTCCCGGTTATGAGATAAAAGAGTGGAACGAAGATAATTTCGATGTAAACATCATCCCCTATACCCAAGAGGCTTATGAAGCCCGGAAGTATGCTTTTGTGAGTGATTATGCAAGGTTCTATATTTTGTATCATCATGGTGGAATATATTTCGATACGGATGTGGAGGTGATTAAATCTATTGATGATATTATAGAACGTGGAGCGTTTATGGGGTGCGAGAATGAAGCGAAGCCCGGAGCGACTGCGTTAGCAGTCGCTCCGGGCCTTGGCCTGGGCTGCAATCCGGGCCTTGGCCTGGGCTGCAATCCGGGCCTTGGCCTGTATGCGGAAATCCTCGGCCTGTATGCCGGACTTCATTTCTTGCGTTCCAATGGAGGGCTGAATCTCAAGACAGTGGTAGAATATACAACGGAATTGCTCTCGGCAAAGGGGCTGAAGAATGTGAATGAAATGCAATGTGTGGCGGATGTGTGGATTTATCCGAAAGAATATTTTTGTCCGGTAAACTATCAAACAAATGAGATGAATATCACTGACAATACGCGGTCTATTCATCATTATGCGGCATCGTGGCATGGTACAAGGCAAATACTTTTTAAACTTGTGTCAAAGATTGTGGGAAAGGATGTTGCACATAAGATTTCTGCTATTGTAAAATCTTTTAATCTGATCAAGTAA
- a CDS encoding BT4734/BF3469 family protein, whose protein sequence is MNECKMSLFQNPIAPQRDPQGRILKAATLTPAMEVTPADVYQLITCNEPLRLATLQVRNAADIRAAKASLLPYVTPCGVFTRRNCRSLLKISGLVVVDIDHLDSLQEAEQMRRTLFDDPFLCPVLCFVSPGGRGVKAFVPYRQEHAADAAQNAAESMYWAMNYVEMAYGGDTQDKPTGKGVDTSGKDIVRACFLCHDPEALFREQKNPLPCPINHNL, encoded by the coding sequence ATGAACGAATGTAAAATGTCACTGTTCCAAAACCCCATCGCACCCCAGCGAGACCCGCAGGGACGAATCCTAAAAGCTGCCACACTGACTCCCGCCATGGAGGTGACTCCTGCCGATGTGTATCAACTCATCACCTGCAACGAACCGTTGCGCCTTGCCACCTTACAGGTGCGGAACGCCGCCGACATACGCGCCGCCAAAGCCTCCCTGTTGCCCTACGTCACTCCCTGCGGCGTATTCACCCGCCGCAACTGCCGCTCGTTGCTGAAAATCTCCGGACTGGTAGTGGTGGACATCGACCATTTGGACTCCCTCCAAGAGGCCGAGCAGATGCGCCGGACACTCTTCGATGATCCGTTCCTATGTCCCGTACTCTGCTTTGTAAGTCCCGGCGGACGGGGAGTGAAAGCCTTTGTGCCCTATCGGCAGGAACATGCCGCCGATGCCGCACAAAATGCCGCAGAAAGCATGTATTGGGCAATGAACTACGTAGAGATGGCCTACGGAGGCGATACGCAAGACAAGCCCACAGGCAAAGGCGTGGACACTTCGGGCAAGGACATCGTGCGTGCCTGTTTCCTGTGCCATGATCCCGAAGCCTTGTTCAGAGAACAGAAAAACCCTCTTCCATGCCCCATAAATCACAACTTATAA
- a CDS encoding DUF3987 domain-containing protein: MPHKSQLINHNMFESLEKLTAAVEAACADIAPSYAEYVQLAMAIATDCGEGGRADFHRICSFSPKYQSSHADRLYTNALKNGHGNVHLGTAFHLAQTAGVDIREEKRAKDTKNALDAENAVPPFSHTHAHVSYNADGNGQPDTTDTADCREEKLSGSEPLLPLPLLPEAEWPEPLQHIRSYGATGAQRDVLLLGALTVLGACMERNARCLYGGKMQSPCLQTFVVAPSAAGKGILGFVRLLIEPIHDEIRRQVEQQMSAYKKAKSSYNAMGKERSKVEEPEMPPNRMFIISGNNTGTGILQNIMDSNGTGIIFETEADTISTAIGTDYGHWSHTLRRAFDHDFLSYNRRTDQEYREVKKSYLSILISGTPAQVKPLIPSAENGLFSRQIFYYMPAIHEWQDQFGTHNTDMEKLFTAMGEEWKRQLDALKQGGLYTLKFTEEQQNEFNKLFSALFLHAHTNQNDEMSSSVARMAVNICRIATIVGLLRGDLTPDAELSADNLKDGIVTRWDIHLSPADFKAVIGLVEPLYIHAAHILSFLPPTEINRRTNADRDSFFNGMPPTFSRAELLEHATETGINANTAQSWLHRLLKHGAVQEMASKGHYRKT, translated from the coding sequence ATGCCCCATAAATCACAACTTATAAATCACAACATGTTTGAATCATTAGAAAAACTTACGGCTGCCGTCGAAGCAGCCTGCGCAGACATTGCGCCCTCCTATGCCGAATACGTACAACTCGCCATGGCGATAGCCACCGACTGCGGCGAAGGCGGCCGGGCCGACTTCCACCGCATCTGCAGCTTCTCACCCAAGTACCAGTCGTCGCATGCCGACCGTCTCTACACCAACGCCCTGAAAAACGGACATGGCAACGTGCACCTGGGCACAGCATTTCACCTGGCCCAAACAGCAGGTGTGGACATCCGCGAAGAAAAGCGGGCAAAAGACACAAAAAATGCACTCGATGCAGAGAATGCAGTACCGCCGTTTTCTCACACACACGCACACGTATCTTATAATGCGGACGGAAACGGACAACCGGACACAACCGACACTGCGGATTGCCGGGAAGAGAAACTTTCAGGAAGCGAACCGCTGCTCCCTCTTCCACTGCTGCCCGAAGCCGAATGGCCGGAGCCCCTGCAACACATCCGCAGCTACGGCGCCACAGGAGCACAGCGCGACGTGCTCCTGCTCGGAGCGCTCACCGTCTTAGGAGCCTGCATGGAGCGCAACGCCCGCTGCCTTTACGGCGGAAAGATGCAGTCGCCCTGTCTCCAGACATTCGTCGTAGCCCCGTCCGCAGCCGGCAAGGGCATACTGGGCTTTGTGCGTCTGCTGATAGAGCCCATACACGACGAGATACGCCGGCAAGTGGAACAACAAATGAGCGCCTACAAAAAGGCGAAAAGCAGTTACAATGCCATGGGCAAGGAGCGCAGCAAGGTGGAAGAACCGGAGATGCCGCCCAACAGGATGTTCATCATATCGGGCAACAACACAGGTACAGGCATCCTGCAGAATATCATGGATTCCAACGGAACGGGAATCATCTTTGAAACGGAAGCGGACACCATATCCACCGCCATCGGCACCGACTACGGCCATTGGAGCCACACGCTGCGCAGGGCTTTCGACCATGACTTCCTCTCGTACAACCGACGTACGGACCAAGAATACCGCGAAGTCAAGAAGTCCTATCTTTCCATCCTCATTTCCGGTACTCCGGCGCAGGTGAAGCCGCTCATACCCTCGGCAGAGAACGGCCTGTTCTCCCGCCAGATCTTCTACTACATGCCCGCCATACACGAGTGGCAGGACCAGTTTGGTACGCACAACACCGACATGGAAAAACTGTTTACCGCTATGGGCGAAGAATGGAAACGTCAACTGGATGCGCTGAAACAAGGAGGGCTCTACACCCTGAAGTTCACCGAAGAGCAACAAAATGAGTTCAACAAACTCTTCTCCGCCCTTTTCCTGCATGCCCATACAAACCAAAACGATGAAATGAGCAGCTCCGTAGCACGCATGGCAGTAAACATCTGCCGCATAGCCACCATTGTAGGGCTATTGCGGGGAGACCTCACCCCCGATGCCGAACTGTCCGCCGACAACCTGAAAGACGGCATCGTTACCCGTTGGGACATCCACCTCTCTCCTGCCGACTTCAAAGCCGTAATCGGACTTGTGGAACCTCTCTACATCCATGCCGCACACATCCTTTCCTTCCTGCCTCCAACGGAAATAAACCGCCGTACCAACGCCGACCGCGACAGTTTCTTCAACGGCATGCCGCCCACCTTCAGTCGTGCGGAACTGTTGGAACATGCTACGGAGACGGGCATCAACGCCAACACCGCACAAAGCTGGCTGCATCGCCTACTGAAACATGGTGCAGTGCAAGAAATGGCAAGCAAAGGCCATTATCGCAAAACCTGA
- a CDS encoding DUF4248 domain-containing protein, whose amino-acid sequence MEPFKIRTYGRTELAQLYCPGLCPQAAFRKLNQWIDFHPTLRSELHALVPSDKVRTYTPAQVQLIYNALGEPY is encoded by the coding sequence ATGGAACCTTTCAAAATACGCACTTACGGACGAACGGAACTCGCCCAACTCTATTGTCCGGGACTTTGTCCGCAAGCCGCTTTCCGCAAGCTGAACCAATGGATAGATTTTCATCCCACATTGCGGAGCGAGCTTCATGCGCTGGTTCCTTCGGACAAGGTGCGGACATATACTCCTGCACAGGTGCAACTCATCTACAATGCACTGGGAGAACCATATTGA
- a CDS encoding DNA-binding protein yields MIRYKKYQFTGENHPLKGLWYARPVIEETFDTEMLAKHMANHNTPYSAGLIKGVLTDMIACTKELILDGKNVKLDDLAIFSVGIVSKKGAASAAEFTLANNVKGLKLRARATGELSNAQINLEGQLKEAFKYNADNGSGNGGSTPGGNGEEEENPLG; encoded by the coding sequence ATGATTCGTTACAAAAAGTATCAATTTACCGGCGAAAACCACCCGTTGAAAGGTTTGTGGTATGCCCGTCCCGTCATTGAAGAAACCTTCGACACCGAAATGCTTGCCAAACACATGGCAAACCACAACACTCCCTACTCGGCAGGATTAATCAAAGGGGTGCTCACCGACATGATTGCCTGTACCAAAGAACTTATTCTGGACGGCAAAAACGTGAAACTGGACGACCTCGCCATCTTCTCCGTAGGCATCGTCAGCAAGAAAGGCGCCGCCTCGGCTGCCGAATTCACCCTCGCCAACAACGTGAAAGGGCTGAAACTCCGCGCACGTGCCACCGGCGAATTGAGCAACGCCCAAATCAATCTGGAAGGCCAACTGAAAGAGGCCTTCAAATACAACGCGGACAACGGTTCCGGAAACGGCGGAAGCACCCCCGGCGGGAACGGTGAAGAAGAAGAAAATCCGCTGGGATAG
- a CDS encoding smalltalk protein, translating into MATKSKSVWGIVLKSIIAVATALAGVFGLTSCMGR; encoded by the coding sequence ATGGCAACAAAATCAAAATCAGTATGGGGCATCGTCCTCAAATCTATCATAGCAGTGGCTACCGCGCTGGCCGGAGTATTCGGTCTTACTTCCTGCATGGGCCGATGA